From Corvus cornix cornix isolate S_Up_H32 chromosome 1A, ASM73873v5, whole genome shotgun sequence, a single genomic window includes:
- the CSNK1E gene encoding casein kinase I, whose protein sequence is MELRVGNKYRLGRKIGSGSFGDIYLGANIATGEEVAIKLECVKTKHPQLHIESKFYKMMQGGVGIPSIKWCGAEGDYNVMVMELLGPSLEDLFNFCSRKFSLKTVLLLADQMISRIEYIHSKNFIHRDVKPDNFLMGLGKKGNLVYIIDFGLAKKYRDARTHQHIPYRENKNLTGTARYASINTHLGIEQSRRDDLESLGYVLMYFNLGSLPWQGLKAATKRQKYERISEKKMSTPIEVLCKGYPSEFSTYLNFCRSLRFDDKPDYSYLRQLFRNLFHRQGFSYDYVFDWNMLKFGAARNPEDMDRERREHEREERMGQLRGSATRALPPGPPAGATANRLRNVTEPMASTPTSRIQQSGNTSPRAISRVDRERKVSMRLHRGAPANVSSSDLTGRQEVSRISASQTSVPFDHLGK, encoded by the exons ATGGAGCTTCGAGTGGGAAACAAATACCGGCTGGGCAGAAAGATTGGCAGTGGTTCGTTTGGAGACATTTACCTAG GAGCCAATATTGCAACTGGTGAAGAGGTGGCCATCAAACTGGAATGTGTCAAAACCAAGCATCCCCAGCTCCACATTGAAAGCAAGTTCTACAAGATGATGCAGGGAGGAG tgGGTATCCCCTCCATTAAGTGGTGTGGAGCAGAGGGGGACTACAATGTGATGGTGATGGAACTCTTGGGGCCCAGCCTGGAAGATCTCTTCAACTTCTGTTCCCGCAAATTTAGTCTCAAGACAGTTCTGCTCCTGGCAGACCAGATG ATCAGCCGTATTGAGTACATTCATTCCAAGAACTTCATCCATCGGGATGTAAAGCCAGACAACTTCCTTATGGGCCTTGGCAAAAAGGGCAACCTAGTATACATCATTGATTTTGGTTTGGCCAAGAAGTACCGAGACGCCCGGACCCACCAGCACATCCCTTACCGGGAAAACAAGAATCTGACTGGCACAGCCCGTTACGCCTCTATCAACACCCACCTGGGAATTG AGCAAAGTCGCCGTGATGACCTGGAGAGCCTGGGTTATGTGCTCATGTATTTCAACCTGGGCTCgctgccctggcagggcctCAAGGCTGCCACCAAGCGCCAAAAGTACGAGAGGATCAGCGAGAAAAAGATGTCAACGCCCATCGAGGTGCTCTGCAAAGGGTACCCTT ctgAGTTCTCGACATACCTCAACTTCTGCCGTTCACTGAGGTTTGATGATAAACCTGACTACTCGTACCTGCGGCAACTCTTCCGCAACCTCTTCCACCGCCAAGGCTTCTCCTACGACTACGTCTTTGACTGGAACATGCTTAAATTT GGAGCAGCCCGGAACCCTGAGGATATGGATCGGGAGCGGCGAGAGCACGAGCGAGAGGAGAGGATGGGGCAACTCCGAGGGTCGGCCACGCGAGCGCTGCCCCCTGGCCCGCCTGCTGGAGCCACTGCCAACCGTCTTCGTAATGTCACTGAGCCCATGGCCTCCACCCCCACCTCCCGAATCCAGCAGTCCG GCAACACGTCCCCCAGAGCAATCTCAAGAGTGGACAGGGAGCGGAAGGTCAGCATGAGGTTACACCGAGGAGCTCCTGCCAACGTCTCCTCATCTGACCTCACAGGGCGGCAAGAAGTGTCACGGATTTCAGCATCACAG aCAAGTGTGCCATTTGATCACCTTGGGAAGTGA